Proteins encoded in a region of the Ziziphus jujuba cultivar Dongzao chromosome 3, ASM3175591v1 genome:
- the LOC107422559 gene encoding uncharacterized protein LOC107422559 isoform X3, translating to MASLQTHHHHLQFHRCFSSLPSTLYYLRNRKLSQRFSAPSVSRKVRVLASRVNFRGKFCPCKAGTEIGKVSVEEEIERPPFDINLAVILAGFAFEAYTSPPENVGRREVDAADCKTVYLSESFVRDIYDGQLFVKLQKGFNLPAMDPWGTSDPYVVMQLDGQVVKSQIKWGTKEPTWNEDFTFNIKQLPNKNLQIAAWDANLVTPHKRMGNAGISLEHVFDGNSHEVVVELEGMGGGGMLQLEVKYKTFDEIEEEKKWWRVPFVSEFLRQKGFEAAFQKFVGSETVQAREFVEYAFGQLRSFNDAYLGKDKLLNSATTEGSGESNNLTLLTDISTQMEITVDDPSKGTSEDIGNNLEDFNRDYDGVGNGDAPVPVKKIGEEMQSDKHFWKNFANVINQNVVQKLDLPIMDKLKWDGYDLLNRIGLQSRRIAEAGYIESGLATPDGMDDDKDKENGSLAINTIQSSLPDIRKATEDLLRQTDSVLGALMVLTAAVSKSNREARLFGKGDSKQEDASNVKDGILKYSKRGELGSLQDGSLLDENKAKEMKALFSTAETAMEAWAMLATSLGHPSFIKSEFEKICFLDNSTTDTQVAIWRDSVRRRLVIAFRGTEQARWKDLRTDLMLVPAGLNPERIGGDFKQEVQVHSGFLSAYDSVRIRIISLIKLAIGYNLEDNADPLPKWHVYVTGHSLGGALATLLALELSSSQLAKRGAISVTMYNFGSPRVGNRRFAEVYNQKVKDSWRVVNHRDIIPTVPRLMGYCHVAQPVYLAAGDLRNALRLLLKDVPHYLDAFL from the exons atGGCTTCTCTGCAAACCCATCATCACCATCTCCAATTTCACCGCTGTTTCTCTTCACTCCCATCGACACTCTATTATCTAAGAAACCGTAAGCTCTCTCAGCGTTTCTCGGCACCCTCGGTTTCTAGGAAAGTTAGGGTTTTGGCTTCCAGAGTAAACTTCAGAGGCAAATTTTGCCCATGCAAAGCTGGTACGGAGATTGGAAAGGTTTCGGTTGAGGAAGAAATCGAACGGCCTCCGTTCGATATCAATCTGGCTGTTATTCTTGCCGGTTTTGCATTCGAGGCCTATACTAGCCCTCCC GAAAATGTTGGTAGGCGAGAAGTTGATGCTGCAGATTGCAAGACAGTCTATCTGTCAGA GTCATTTGTACGTGATATATATGATGGCCAATTGTTTGTAAAATTGCAAAAGGGTTTCAATCTTCCTGCCATGGACCCATGG GGGACTAGTGATCCTTATGTCGTCATGCAATTGGACGGTCAAGTAGTCAAAAGCCAGATTAAATGGGG GACAAAAGAGCCAACGTGGAATGAGGACTTCACTTTCAATATCAAGCAGCTGCCAAACAAAAATCTTCAG ATTGCAGCTTGGGATGCAAACCTTGTAACTCCACATAAACGCATGGGGAATGCAGGCATCAGTCTTGAACATGTCTTTGATG GGAACTCGCATGAGGTAGTGGTTGAATTGGAAGGAATGGGAGGTGGGGGAATGTTACAATTAGAG GTGAAGTATAAAACTTTTGATGAAATTGAGGAGGAAAAGAAGTGGTGGAGGGTCCCATTTGTTTCAGAATTTTTGCGTCAAAAGGGTTTTGAGGCTGCTTTTCAAAAGTTTGTTGGCTCGGAAACTGTCCAAGCACGCGAGTTTGTGGAATATGCTTTTGGGCAGTTGAGGTCCTTCAATGATGCATACCTTGGGAAGGATAAGCTTTTAAACAGTGCTACCACAGAAGGCAGTGGAGAATCTAATAATCTTACACTTCTGACAGACATTTCTACACAGATGGAGATTACTGTTGACGACCCTTCGAAAGGCACAAGTGAAGATATCGGGAACAATTTAGAGGATTTTAACAGAGACTATGATGGAGTGGGCAATGGAGATGCCCCTGTTCcagtaaaaaaaattggtgagGAAATGCAATCGGATAAGCATTTCTGGAAGAACTTTGCAAATGTTATCAATCAAAATGTTGTTCAGAAACTTGATCTCCCAATTATGGATAAACTGAAGTGGGATGGATATGACTTATTAAATAGAATTGGTTTACAGTCAAGAAGGATAGCCGAAGCAGGCTATATTGAATCAGGACTTGCAACTCCAGATGGAATGGATGAtgataaagataaagaaaatggATCACTTGCCATTAACACGATTCAGTCTTCACTACCAGATATAAGGAAAGCAACAGAGGATCTATTGAGGCAAACCGATTCTGTTTTAGGTGCATTAATGGTTTTGACTGCTGCAGTTTCTAAATCAAATAGGGAAGCACGTCTTTTTGGAAAGGGTGACTCTAAGCAAGAGGATGCTTCCAATGTGAAAGatggtattttaaaatattccaaGAGGGGGGAGCTTGGTAGCTTACAAGATGGATCACTGTTGGATGAAAATAAAGCCAAGGAGATGAAAGCACTCTTTTCAACTGCAGAAACTGCCATGGAGGCTTGGGCAATGCTTGCTACTTCACTGGGACATCCAAGTTTTATAAAATCTGAATTTGAGAAGATATGTTTCTTAGATAATTCAACAACTGACACACAA GTGGCAATTTGGCGAGATTCTGTGCGGAGAAGATTAGTTATTGCTTTTCGGGGAACAGAACAG GCAAGATGGAAAGACTTGAGAACGGATCTAATGTTGGTTCCTGCTGG gCTAAATCCTGAAAGGATAGGCGGAGACTTCAAGCAAGAAGTTCAG GTTCACAGCGGTTTTTTAAGTGCATATGATTCAGTCAGGATAAGGATCATCTCTCTCATTAAATTGGCTATTGGTTATAATCT TGAAGATAATGCTGATCCACTACCCAAATGGCATGTTTATGTGACCGGACATAGTCTAGGTGGTGCATTGGCTACCCTTCTTGCTCTTGAACTTTCGTCAAGCCAACTGGCAAA GCGTGGGGCGATTTCTGTGACCATGTATAACTTTGGATCTCCTAGAGTTGGTAACAGAAGATTTGCAGAAGTTTATAATCAG AAAGTTAAAGATAGCTGGAGAGTTGTAAACCACAGAGACATTATACCTACAGTTCCGCGCTTGATGGGCTATTGTCATGTAGCTCAACCTGTTTATTTAGCAGCAGGCGATCTAAGAAATGCTTTG CGCTTACTCTTAAAGGATGTTCCTCATTATCTGGATGCATTCCTGTGA
- the LOC107422559 gene encoding uncharacterized protein LOC107422559 isoform X2 translates to MASLQTHHHHLQFHRCFSSLPSTLYYLRNRKLSQRFSAPSVSRKVRVLASRVNFRGKFCPCKAGTEIGKVSVEEEIERPPFDINLAVILAGFAFEAYTSPPENVGRREVDAADCKTVYLSESFVRDIYDGQLFVKLQKGFNLPAMDPWGTSDPYVVMQLDGQVVKSQIKWGTKEPTWNEDFTFNIKQLPNKNLQVKYKTFDEIEEEKKWWRVPFVSEFLRQKGFEAAFQKFVGSETVQAREFVEYAFGQLRSFNDAYLGKDKLLNSATTEGSGESNNLTLLTDISTQMEITVDDPSKGTSEDIGNNLEDFNRDYDGVGNGDAPVPVKKIGEEMQSDKHFWKNFANVINQNVVQKLDLPIMDKLKWDGYDLLNRIGLQSRRIAEAGYIESGLATPDGMDDDKDKENGSLAINTIQSSLPDIRKATEDLLRQTDSVLGALMVLTAAVSKSNREARLFGKGDSKQEDASNVKDGILKYSKRGELGSLQDGSLLDENKAKEMKALFSTAETAMEAWAMLATSLGHPSFIKSEFEKICFLDNSTTDTQVAIWRDSVRRRLVIAFRGTEQARWKDLRTDLMLVPAGLNPERIGGDFKQEVQVHSGFLSAYDSVRIRIISLIKLAIGYNLEDNADPLPKWHVYVTGHSLGGALATLLALELSSSQLAKRGAISVTMYNFGSPRVGNRRFAEVYNQKVKDSWRVVNHRDIIPTVPRLMGYCHVAQPVYLAAGDLRNALENLELMGDDYQGDVLGESTPDVLVSEFMKGEKELVEKILQTEINIFRSIRDGSALMQHMEDFYYITLLENVRSNYQTVARFNSNEGDSQQSTEI, encoded by the exons atGGCTTCTCTGCAAACCCATCATCACCATCTCCAATTTCACCGCTGTTTCTCTTCACTCCCATCGACACTCTATTATCTAAGAAACCGTAAGCTCTCTCAGCGTTTCTCGGCACCCTCGGTTTCTAGGAAAGTTAGGGTTTTGGCTTCCAGAGTAAACTTCAGAGGCAAATTTTGCCCATGCAAAGCTGGTACGGAGATTGGAAAGGTTTCGGTTGAGGAAGAAATCGAACGGCCTCCGTTCGATATCAATCTGGCTGTTATTCTTGCCGGTTTTGCATTCGAGGCCTATACTAGCCCTCCC GAAAATGTTGGTAGGCGAGAAGTTGATGCTGCAGATTGCAAGACAGTCTATCTGTCAGA GTCATTTGTACGTGATATATATGATGGCCAATTGTTTGTAAAATTGCAAAAGGGTTTCAATCTTCCTGCCATGGACCCATGG GGGACTAGTGATCCTTATGTCGTCATGCAATTGGACGGTCAAGTAGTCAAAAGCCAGATTAAATGGGG GACAAAAGAGCCAACGTGGAATGAGGACTTCACTTTCAATATCAAGCAGCTGCCAAACAAAAATCTTCAG GTGAAGTATAAAACTTTTGATGAAATTGAGGAGGAAAAGAAGTGGTGGAGGGTCCCATTTGTTTCAGAATTTTTGCGTCAAAAGGGTTTTGAGGCTGCTTTTCAAAAGTTTGTTGGCTCGGAAACTGTCCAAGCACGCGAGTTTGTGGAATATGCTTTTGGGCAGTTGAGGTCCTTCAATGATGCATACCTTGGGAAGGATAAGCTTTTAAACAGTGCTACCACAGAAGGCAGTGGAGAATCTAATAATCTTACACTTCTGACAGACATTTCTACACAGATGGAGATTACTGTTGACGACCCTTCGAAAGGCACAAGTGAAGATATCGGGAACAATTTAGAGGATTTTAACAGAGACTATGATGGAGTGGGCAATGGAGATGCCCCTGTTCcagtaaaaaaaattggtgagGAAATGCAATCGGATAAGCATTTCTGGAAGAACTTTGCAAATGTTATCAATCAAAATGTTGTTCAGAAACTTGATCTCCCAATTATGGATAAACTGAAGTGGGATGGATATGACTTATTAAATAGAATTGGTTTACAGTCAAGAAGGATAGCCGAAGCAGGCTATATTGAATCAGGACTTGCAACTCCAGATGGAATGGATGAtgataaagataaagaaaatggATCACTTGCCATTAACACGATTCAGTCTTCACTACCAGATATAAGGAAAGCAACAGAGGATCTATTGAGGCAAACCGATTCTGTTTTAGGTGCATTAATGGTTTTGACTGCTGCAGTTTCTAAATCAAATAGGGAAGCACGTCTTTTTGGAAAGGGTGACTCTAAGCAAGAGGATGCTTCCAATGTGAAAGatggtattttaaaatattccaaGAGGGGGGAGCTTGGTAGCTTACAAGATGGATCACTGTTGGATGAAAATAAAGCCAAGGAGATGAAAGCACTCTTTTCAACTGCAGAAACTGCCATGGAGGCTTGGGCAATGCTTGCTACTTCACTGGGACATCCAAGTTTTATAAAATCTGAATTTGAGAAGATATGTTTCTTAGATAATTCAACAACTGACACACAA GTGGCAATTTGGCGAGATTCTGTGCGGAGAAGATTAGTTATTGCTTTTCGGGGAACAGAACAG GCAAGATGGAAAGACTTGAGAACGGATCTAATGTTGGTTCCTGCTGG gCTAAATCCTGAAAGGATAGGCGGAGACTTCAAGCAAGAAGTTCAG GTTCACAGCGGTTTTTTAAGTGCATATGATTCAGTCAGGATAAGGATCATCTCTCTCATTAAATTGGCTATTGGTTATAATCT TGAAGATAATGCTGATCCACTACCCAAATGGCATGTTTATGTGACCGGACATAGTCTAGGTGGTGCATTGGCTACCCTTCTTGCTCTTGAACTTTCGTCAAGCCAACTGGCAAA GCGTGGGGCGATTTCTGTGACCATGTATAACTTTGGATCTCCTAGAGTTGGTAACAGAAGATTTGCAGAAGTTTATAATCAG AAAGTTAAAGATAGCTGGAGAGTTGTAAACCACAGAGACATTATACCTACAGTTCCGCGCTTGATGGGCTATTGTCATGTAGCTCAACCTGTTTATTTAGCAGCAGGCGATCTAAGAAATGCTTTG GAAAATTTGGAGCTTATGGGAGATGATTACCAGGGTGATGTGCTTGGGGAGTCCACACCAGATGTACTTGTCAGTGAATTT ATGAAGGGTGAGAAGGAACTTGTTGAAAAAATACTACAAACCGAAATAAACATATTCCGATCAATCAGAGATGGCAGTGCACTTATGCAACATATGGAGGATTTCTATTACATCACATTACTAGAG AATGTGAGATCTAATTACCAAACTGTTGCAAGGTTCAACTCCAATGAAGGAGACAGCCAACAATCAACTGAGATTTAG
- the LOC107422559 gene encoding uncharacterized protein LOC107422559 isoform X1 codes for MASLQTHHHHLQFHRCFSSLPSTLYYLRNRKLSQRFSAPSVSRKVRVLASRVNFRGKFCPCKAGTEIGKVSVEEEIERPPFDINLAVILAGFAFEAYTSPPENVGRREVDAADCKTVYLSESFVRDIYDGQLFVKLQKGFNLPAMDPWGTSDPYVVMQLDGQVVKSQIKWGTKEPTWNEDFTFNIKQLPNKNLQIAAWDANLVTPHKRMGNAGISLEHVFDGNSHEVVVELEGMGGGGMLQLEVKYKTFDEIEEEKKWWRVPFVSEFLRQKGFEAAFQKFVGSETVQAREFVEYAFGQLRSFNDAYLGKDKLLNSATTEGSGESNNLTLLTDISTQMEITVDDPSKGTSEDIGNNLEDFNRDYDGVGNGDAPVPVKKIGEEMQSDKHFWKNFANVINQNVVQKLDLPIMDKLKWDGYDLLNRIGLQSRRIAEAGYIESGLATPDGMDDDKDKENGSLAINTIQSSLPDIRKATEDLLRQTDSVLGALMVLTAAVSKSNREARLFGKGDSKQEDASNVKDGILKYSKRGELGSLQDGSLLDENKAKEMKALFSTAETAMEAWAMLATSLGHPSFIKSEFEKICFLDNSTTDTQVAIWRDSVRRRLVIAFRGTEQARWKDLRTDLMLVPAGLNPERIGGDFKQEVQVHSGFLSAYDSVRIRIISLIKLAIGYNLEDNADPLPKWHVYVTGHSLGGALATLLALELSSSQLAKRGAISVTMYNFGSPRVGNRRFAEVYNQKVKDSWRVVNHRDIIPTVPRLMGYCHVAQPVYLAAGDLRNALENLELMGDDYQGDVLGESTPDVLVSEFMKGEKELVEKILQTEINIFRSIRDGSALMQHMEDFYYITLLENVRSNYQTVARFNSNEGDSQQSTEI; via the exons atGGCTTCTCTGCAAACCCATCATCACCATCTCCAATTTCACCGCTGTTTCTCTTCACTCCCATCGACACTCTATTATCTAAGAAACCGTAAGCTCTCTCAGCGTTTCTCGGCACCCTCGGTTTCTAGGAAAGTTAGGGTTTTGGCTTCCAGAGTAAACTTCAGAGGCAAATTTTGCCCATGCAAAGCTGGTACGGAGATTGGAAAGGTTTCGGTTGAGGAAGAAATCGAACGGCCTCCGTTCGATATCAATCTGGCTGTTATTCTTGCCGGTTTTGCATTCGAGGCCTATACTAGCCCTCCC GAAAATGTTGGTAGGCGAGAAGTTGATGCTGCAGATTGCAAGACAGTCTATCTGTCAGA GTCATTTGTACGTGATATATATGATGGCCAATTGTTTGTAAAATTGCAAAAGGGTTTCAATCTTCCTGCCATGGACCCATGG GGGACTAGTGATCCTTATGTCGTCATGCAATTGGACGGTCAAGTAGTCAAAAGCCAGATTAAATGGGG GACAAAAGAGCCAACGTGGAATGAGGACTTCACTTTCAATATCAAGCAGCTGCCAAACAAAAATCTTCAG ATTGCAGCTTGGGATGCAAACCTTGTAACTCCACATAAACGCATGGGGAATGCAGGCATCAGTCTTGAACATGTCTTTGATG GGAACTCGCATGAGGTAGTGGTTGAATTGGAAGGAATGGGAGGTGGGGGAATGTTACAATTAGAG GTGAAGTATAAAACTTTTGATGAAATTGAGGAGGAAAAGAAGTGGTGGAGGGTCCCATTTGTTTCAGAATTTTTGCGTCAAAAGGGTTTTGAGGCTGCTTTTCAAAAGTTTGTTGGCTCGGAAACTGTCCAAGCACGCGAGTTTGTGGAATATGCTTTTGGGCAGTTGAGGTCCTTCAATGATGCATACCTTGGGAAGGATAAGCTTTTAAACAGTGCTACCACAGAAGGCAGTGGAGAATCTAATAATCTTACACTTCTGACAGACATTTCTACACAGATGGAGATTACTGTTGACGACCCTTCGAAAGGCACAAGTGAAGATATCGGGAACAATTTAGAGGATTTTAACAGAGACTATGATGGAGTGGGCAATGGAGATGCCCCTGTTCcagtaaaaaaaattggtgagGAAATGCAATCGGATAAGCATTTCTGGAAGAACTTTGCAAATGTTATCAATCAAAATGTTGTTCAGAAACTTGATCTCCCAATTATGGATAAACTGAAGTGGGATGGATATGACTTATTAAATAGAATTGGTTTACAGTCAAGAAGGATAGCCGAAGCAGGCTATATTGAATCAGGACTTGCAACTCCAGATGGAATGGATGAtgataaagataaagaaaatggATCACTTGCCATTAACACGATTCAGTCTTCACTACCAGATATAAGGAAAGCAACAGAGGATCTATTGAGGCAAACCGATTCTGTTTTAGGTGCATTAATGGTTTTGACTGCTGCAGTTTCTAAATCAAATAGGGAAGCACGTCTTTTTGGAAAGGGTGACTCTAAGCAAGAGGATGCTTCCAATGTGAAAGatggtattttaaaatattccaaGAGGGGGGAGCTTGGTAGCTTACAAGATGGATCACTGTTGGATGAAAATAAAGCCAAGGAGATGAAAGCACTCTTTTCAACTGCAGAAACTGCCATGGAGGCTTGGGCAATGCTTGCTACTTCACTGGGACATCCAAGTTTTATAAAATCTGAATTTGAGAAGATATGTTTCTTAGATAATTCAACAACTGACACACAA GTGGCAATTTGGCGAGATTCTGTGCGGAGAAGATTAGTTATTGCTTTTCGGGGAACAGAACAG GCAAGATGGAAAGACTTGAGAACGGATCTAATGTTGGTTCCTGCTGG gCTAAATCCTGAAAGGATAGGCGGAGACTTCAAGCAAGAAGTTCAG GTTCACAGCGGTTTTTTAAGTGCATATGATTCAGTCAGGATAAGGATCATCTCTCTCATTAAATTGGCTATTGGTTATAATCT TGAAGATAATGCTGATCCACTACCCAAATGGCATGTTTATGTGACCGGACATAGTCTAGGTGGTGCATTGGCTACCCTTCTTGCTCTTGAACTTTCGTCAAGCCAACTGGCAAA GCGTGGGGCGATTTCTGTGACCATGTATAACTTTGGATCTCCTAGAGTTGGTAACAGAAGATTTGCAGAAGTTTATAATCAG AAAGTTAAAGATAGCTGGAGAGTTGTAAACCACAGAGACATTATACCTACAGTTCCGCGCTTGATGGGCTATTGTCATGTAGCTCAACCTGTTTATTTAGCAGCAGGCGATCTAAGAAATGCTTTG GAAAATTTGGAGCTTATGGGAGATGATTACCAGGGTGATGTGCTTGGGGAGTCCACACCAGATGTACTTGTCAGTGAATTT ATGAAGGGTGAGAAGGAACTTGTTGAAAAAATACTACAAACCGAAATAAACATATTCCGATCAATCAGAGATGGCAGTGCACTTATGCAACATATGGAGGATTTCTATTACATCACATTACTAGAG AATGTGAGATCTAATTACCAAACTGTTGCAAGGTTCAACTCCAATGAAGGAGACAGCCAACAATCAACTGAGATTTAG
- the LOC107422559 gene encoding uncharacterized protein LOC107422559 isoform X4: MGGLNFQAICVEGTSDPYVVMQLDGQVVKSQIKWGTKEPTWNEDFTFNIKQLPNKNLQIAAWDANLVTPHKRMGNAGISLEHVFDGNSHEVVVELEGMGGGGMLQLEVKYKTFDEIEEEKKWWRVPFVSEFLRQKGFEAAFQKFVGSETVQAREFVEYAFGQLRSFNDAYLGKDKLLNSATTEGSGESNNLTLLTDISTQMEITVDDPSKGTSEDIGNNLEDFNRDYDGVGNGDAPVPVKKIGEEMQSDKHFWKNFANVINQNVVQKLDLPIMDKLKWDGYDLLNRIGLQSRRIAEAGYIESGLATPDGMDDDKDKENGSLAINTIQSSLPDIRKATEDLLRQTDSVLGALMVLTAAVSKSNREARLFGKGDSKQEDASNVKDGILKYSKRGELGSLQDGSLLDENKAKEMKALFSTAETAMEAWAMLATSLGHPSFIKSEFEKICFLDNSTTDTQVAIWRDSVRRRLVIAFRGTEQARWKDLRTDLMLVPAGLNPERIGGDFKQEVQVHSGFLSAYDSVRIRIISLIKLAIGYNLEDNADPLPKWHVYVTGHSLGGALATLLALELSSSQLAKRGAISVTMYNFGSPRVGNRRFAEVYNQKVKDSWRVVNHRDIIPTVPRLMGYCHVAQPVYLAAGDLRNALENLELMGDDYQGDVLGESTPDVLVSEFMKGEKELVEKILQTEINIFRSIRDGSALMQHMEDFYYITLLENVRSNYQTVARFNSNEGDSQQSTEI; the protein is encoded by the exons ATGGGTGGGTTGAACTTTCAGGCAATTTGTGTTGAG GGGACTAGTGATCCTTATGTCGTCATGCAATTGGACGGTCAAGTAGTCAAAAGCCAGATTAAATGGGG GACAAAAGAGCCAACGTGGAATGAGGACTTCACTTTCAATATCAAGCAGCTGCCAAACAAAAATCTTCAG ATTGCAGCTTGGGATGCAAACCTTGTAACTCCACATAAACGCATGGGGAATGCAGGCATCAGTCTTGAACATGTCTTTGATG GGAACTCGCATGAGGTAGTGGTTGAATTGGAAGGAATGGGAGGTGGGGGAATGTTACAATTAGAG GTGAAGTATAAAACTTTTGATGAAATTGAGGAGGAAAAGAAGTGGTGGAGGGTCCCATTTGTTTCAGAATTTTTGCGTCAAAAGGGTTTTGAGGCTGCTTTTCAAAAGTTTGTTGGCTCGGAAACTGTCCAAGCACGCGAGTTTGTGGAATATGCTTTTGGGCAGTTGAGGTCCTTCAATGATGCATACCTTGGGAAGGATAAGCTTTTAAACAGTGCTACCACAGAAGGCAGTGGAGAATCTAATAATCTTACACTTCTGACAGACATTTCTACACAGATGGAGATTACTGTTGACGACCCTTCGAAAGGCACAAGTGAAGATATCGGGAACAATTTAGAGGATTTTAACAGAGACTATGATGGAGTGGGCAATGGAGATGCCCCTGTTCcagtaaaaaaaattggtgagGAAATGCAATCGGATAAGCATTTCTGGAAGAACTTTGCAAATGTTATCAATCAAAATGTTGTTCAGAAACTTGATCTCCCAATTATGGATAAACTGAAGTGGGATGGATATGACTTATTAAATAGAATTGGTTTACAGTCAAGAAGGATAGCCGAAGCAGGCTATATTGAATCAGGACTTGCAACTCCAGATGGAATGGATGAtgataaagataaagaaaatggATCACTTGCCATTAACACGATTCAGTCTTCACTACCAGATATAAGGAAAGCAACAGAGGATCTATTGAGGCAAACCGATTCTGTTTTAGGTGCATTAATGGTTTTGACTGCTGCAGTTTCTAAATCAAATAGGGAAGCACGTCTTTTTGGAAAGGGTGACTCTAAGCAAGAGGATGCTTCCAATGTGAAAGatggtattttaaaatattccaaGAGGGGGGAGCTTGGTAGCTTACAAGATGGATCACTGTTGGATGAAAATAAAGCCAAGGAGATGAAAGCACTCTTTTCAACTGCAGAAACTGCCATGGAGGCTTGGGCAATGCTTGCTACTTCACTGGGACATCCAAGTTTTATAAAATCTGAATTTGAGAAGATATGTTTCTTAGATAATTCAACAACTGACACACAA GTGGCAATTTGGCGAGATTCTGTGCGGAGAAGATTAGTTATTGCTTTTCGGGGAACAGAACAG GCAAGATGGAAAGACTTGAGAACGGATCTAATGTTGGTTCCTGCTGG gCTAAATCCTGAAAGGATAGGCGGAGACTTCAAGCAAGAAGTTCAG GTTCACAGCGGTTTTTTAAGTGCATATGATTCAGTCAGGATAAGGATCATCTCTCTCATTAAATTGGCTATTGGTTATAATCT TGAAGATAATGCTGATCCACTACCCAAATGGCATGTTTATGTGACCGGACATAGTCTAGGTGGTGCATTGGCTACCCTTCTTGCTCTTGAACTTTCGTCAAGCCAACTGGCAAA GCGTGGGGCGATTTCTGTGACCATGTATAACTTTGGATCTCCTAGAGTTGGTAACAGAAGATTTGCAGAAGTTTATAATCAG AAAGTTAAAGATAGCTGGAGAGTTGTAAACCACAGAGACATTATACCTACAGTTCCGCGCTTGATGGGCTATTGTCATGTAGCTCAACCTGTTTATTTAGCAGCAGGCGATCTAAGAAATGCTTTG GAAAATTTGGAGCTTATGGGAGATGATTACCAGGGTGATGTGCTTGGGGAGTCCACACCAGATGTACTTGTCAGTGAATTT ATGAAGGGTGAGAAGGAACTTGTTGAAAAAATACTACAAACCGAAATAAACATATTCCGATCAATCAGAGATGGCAGTGCACTTATGCAACATATGGAGGATTTCTATTACATCACATTACTAGAG AATGTGAGATCTAATTACCAAACTGTTGCAAGGTTCAACTCCAATGAAGGAGACAGCCAACAATCAACTGAGATTTAG